Genomic segment of Anaerolineae bacterium:
TCGACGCCAGCGAGGAGGAGATCATCGCCGCGGCCAAGGCGGCGCAGGCCCATCAGTTTATCCTGGAGATGCCCAATGGGTACGATACCCTCGTCGGCGAGCGCGGAGTCACTCTCTCCGGAGGGCAGAAGCAGCGGATCGCCATCGCCCGCGCTCTGCTAAAGGACCCGCGCATCTTGATCCTCGACGACGCGATGGCGAGCGTAGACGCCGAGACGGAACATCTGATCCAGATGGCACTAGAGCGCCTGATGCGCGGGCGTACCTCGTTTATCATCGCTCAACGCCTGAGCACAGTGCGTATGGCGGATCTGATCTTGGTGCTGGAGAAGGGGCGCATCGCTGCCTGCGGCACGCACGAGGAGCTATTACGCACCTCGGGGCTGTACGCGGAGATCTATTACCGACAGCTCAAGCCGCAAAGTCAAGGCGCTGCCAATACGCAAGCGATAGGAGAAGGCAAGGGATGACGTTCTCCATTGGGGCAGCCGGCGCGAACCTGGGGCCGCGCGGCGCCATCGAGAGCTTCGGCGAACAGGTGGAGGGACGCGCCTTCAACCCGCGCGTGGTCGTACGCTTGCTGGCGTATGTGCGTCCCCACTGGCCTCGTATGGCGATCGCCTTTGCCTGCATGCTCATCGCCTCAGGGTTGAGCCTGGCCGCGCCGTATCTGGTCAAGATAGCCATTGACCAATTCATCGCTCGCGGCGACGTCGCCGGGCTGACGCAGATCGCGTTCCTCACGGCGGGCGCTTTCCTCGGCATCTACGCGGCTTCCTCCGCACAGCAATACCTGCTCTCCTGGGTGGGGCAGAAGGTGCTGGCAGATCTGCGCGCCCGGCTCTTCCGTCATCTTCAGAACCTGCCTTTGGGCTATCACGACACCCATATCGTCGGCGTGACCATCTCTCGGGTCATCAACGATGTGGCAGTGATCAACGAGCTGCTGTCACAAGGGCTGATCACCCTGGTGGGCGACGCGTTGGTGCTAGCCGGGATCATCGTTGTGATGCTCGGGATGAGCCCGCGGCTGGCGCTGCTGACCTTCAGCGTCCTGCCGCTGATTACGCTGGCCACCCACTTGTTCGCCCGTCGCGCGCAGGTCGCCTTTCGCCAGACACGCGCCCGCATCGCCGCCGTGGTGGGGGACCTAGCCGAGAACATCTCCGGAATGCGGGTAATTCAGGCGTTCGCCCAGGAGAGCGCCTCGCAGGAGCGTTTCGAGGCGGTGAACCGGGCCAACCGCGATGCCAATATCGCCGCCATGTCCCTTTCATTCGTGTTCCTGCCCTCTGTGGAGTTCCTGGGGACGCTGGCGATGGCGATCGTGCTGTGGTTCGGCGGCCTGGCGGTCGCCCGGGGCGAACTTACCCTAGGAGTAGTGGTGGCATTCCTGGCCTATGTGACCCGCTTCTTCCAGCCCATCCAGGAGCTGAGCCAGCTTTATACCACTATGCAGGCGGCGATGGCTGGGGGTGAACGCGTGCTGGATTTGCTCGACACGCAGCCGGCAGTAGCCGATCGGCCCGATGCCATCGAGATGCCGCCGATCGTGGGCCGGGTGGAGCTAAGGGATGTCTCGTTCTCATACCGAAACGAGGCGCCGGTGTTGCATCATATCAACCTGATCATCGAGCCTGGGCAGACGGTAGCGTTGGTAGGGCCTACAGGCGCCGGCAAAACGTCCATCGCCAATCTGATCGCTCGCTTCTACGATGTGACCGAAGGCGCCGTGCTGATTGACGGCATAGACGTGCGTATGGTCCGGCAGCGCTCCTTGCGACGACAGATGGGGCTAGTGCCCCAGGATCCGTTTCTCTTCTCCGGTACTATCGCTGACAATATCCGCTTCGGACGTCCCGACGCGCCCGACGAAGCGATCGAGGAGGCAGCTCGTCTGGCGAACGCGCACGAGTTCATCGTCGCCTTGCCGGATGGCTACGACACAGAGATCCTAGAGGGCGGCGTCAACCTGTCCATGGGCCAACGCCAGCTTATCTGCATCGCCCGCGCGGTGCTGGCCAATCCCCGTATCCTAATCCTGGATGAGGCCACTGCCAGCGTGGACACGGTTACTGAAGCGCTGATTCAAGAGGCGCTGCAACGACTGCTGGCCGGGCGCACTGCGATCGTCATCGCGCATCGGCTGAGCACCGTCCGCAACGCCGATTTGATCTGCGTAGTGCAGGATGGCCGCATCGTCGAGCAAGGACGACACGAGGAACTCCTGATAAAGGGAGGCCTTTACCGTGAGCTATATGAACGGCAATTCGTGAAGATGAAGTGAAGCGTGATGAGTCGTGAAATTTCACCAACCTACGCAGAGGAGATTTCCGCTCTGCGCCTCCCCCACAAGAACATCCGTTCACCCCTGAGCTGAGATCGGAGAGGTGAAATAGCTCAGGGGATGGAGTTCACCCCCATCGGTATCGAGGAAACCAACGCGCCAGGGGACAAGCCATCAACCCGCGAGTGCACAACGACAGCCTGGTGAGCCAATCGCGGCTCATAGATGGCGACCCAGGGCATATGCAGGTACGTCCGGGCCAGGGAGGTCCACAGCCACTGGGGCAGTTTGCCGCTGAGGACTAAGCCGCGGTCCCTGGGCACTGGGGGGGCAGCCAATTCCTCCATCTCGCTATAGTCCACGTAATGATAAGGCAGGGCGAACTCCAAGCGCGTGTGATCCCTTTCGACGAAGGACGCGGCCTGGAGGGGAGAGCGACGGGCGGGCGGAGCAATAGTAAGGAGCGGCGTGATCACCCATCCCAGCCGCGGGTCGAACTGATAAAAATCATGCGGATACGTGTGGCAGGCGATGGCAGCATACAGCCAGGCAGGTCCGCGCCCATATAGCGAAATCGGTGCGTCAGCGGGCAAATAGGCGAGGACCCTCAGAAGATGGCCTGGCTGCCACGCCTTGGGGTCAAGACGTAGGATCTGGGCGAGTCGATCCAGCTCCACCACGGTCTTTGTAAGGGCCTGCGACAGATGGAGGCCGCGCAGCTCCTCACGAGTGTAGGCGAAGAGGTGTGCCACGAGGTCCAGAAGCGCATAAAAGGCCTCCCCTGGGTGATATCCCGTCCGGCTGAGCCCGGAGATGACGCCTTGGAGGATGGGATGCCTGGCCTCGATGTGATCGGGTCCCTCAAAGGTGGATCGAAGATCGGCGATCACGATCAAGCCATGGCGCCGAGCTAGGTCAGACCAGAACTCGTGGCTCTCGGCGTCCCGGCTAAGAAGTATGGCGTGAGTGCAGCGATCGAAAATCTCCTCTTGCGAGAGCTGGGGTAGACCTCCCACGTCTACCAGCATGGGCACGAGGCGGCTCGCAATGCTCTGGCACATGGCATCTACCCACCTTTGGGTGAAGGAGCCCTTGATCCGGATGGCACGTACTACCTCTGAGCTAGCCTGATACAACCAGTCGCCCTCACCATCCGGCGCTGCTCGCAACAGGTAATGGTCTACTTCACGAGTACGCAACTGCTGCGATAGATGGTATGCCAAGGTAGACTTGCCACTGTGAGGAGGCCCACCGATCATGACTGCAGGTAAGGTATCCACGTCTCATCATCTCCTGATCTCGCTGTTTATAGCCACGGCCACAGCAAAACTTGATCATTGGCACACGGGAGGCAGCGAAGATGGCTGTCACGACAGTGGAGAGTGTGATGATAGCTACCGTCGGTGGTCAACCACAGGTGTTGACCTTTGCCCTGGACGCGCTGTTGGCGCGCGGTGAGGTGATACGCGAAGTGATCGTCCTGCACCTGTCGGCGGATGATCCCCGCTTGCGGCGTTCGCTGGCGCTGTTGAGCGCCGAATTCGCCGGCGATCGCTATGCCGGGCGTCCTTGTCGTTATCGGCCGGTGCCCATACGCGTGGAAGGGCGTCGCCTGGAGGATATCCGTTCGGAAGTAGACGCGGATGCTGCCTGGCGAGCCGTCCACGAGCTGATCGCCGGGTTGAAGAGCATGGGTGAACGGCCACTGCACCTCTGTATCGCAGGGGGACGTCGCCTGCTGGCGCTGGTGGCGTTGTCGGCCGCTATGCTGCTTTTCGGCCACCAGGACCAGGTGTGGCACATCTACACGCCACGAGAGCTCCTGGAACGAGCACGAGATGGCGCGATCATGCATGTACGACCGGAAGATGGGGTGCGTCTGATCCGGGTGCCGCTGGTGCCGTTGGGAACCCAATTTCCGGCCTTGCGGGAGCTGGCTCAGATGCGCCTTGAGGACCTCAGCGAAGTGTGGATGAGCTCGGAAGCGGAACGACAGCGTTGCCAGACGGTGTGGCGCATGCTGTCTGAGCGTGAGCGTGAGGTGTTGCACTGCTTGGCAATCGGGCTGACGCCACAGGAGGTGGCCAGCCGGTTGATGATCTCGCTGAGCACGGTAAACAGCCATAAAACCCAGATCCTGGCGGCCTGTCGGCAGGTGTGGACACTAGAAGAGGATGCCAGGTTGACTTACCATTTCCTTCGCGAGCATTTTCGCCCATTCATTCAGAGCTTACTTAAACTATAACAGAAGGAAATGACGGTTGCATCAGAGGATTTGATGATTTTCAGATGAAACCTGCTTTTACGATCCCTTTACGCTAATGTGATGATCCCTTTACGCCGTTCGCCCTCGGTGAGGGGTACACTCGATCCGAGCTTGGCGATGGATGGCCCTATACGGGCCACAGGGAGGTCATCGGATGGCGGAAGGGGATCGGCAACGGATAGACGCTCCGCCACAAGCCGCCAAGGCGGCTGAACCCCTCCGGATAGCCCAAGACCTGTGTTGGCAGGCCGTGTCCGACTTTCAAGCGGGCCGCTACAAGGATGCCGCCTCGCGTCTTCAAAAAGCGCTTAGCATCCATCCAAGTCTATACGATGTGCACTTTCTGCTGGGGGCGTGCTATCAGAGGCTGGGCCGGCTGGAAGAGGCGGCGCGCGAGGCGGAGATTGAGCTTCAGGCCCATCCTGATCACGTGTTAGCCTGGAGCCTGCTCGGGCAGGTCCGGCTTAGTCAAGGGCGTATTGCTGAGGCCTCCGCCATCTTTCAGCGGGTTCAACAGCTCGAGCCGGAAAGCTGGGAAGCCCGATTCCATCTGCATTCTGTCTCAGAGGCGTCCTTCTCCACAGTTTCCCCTCCCCGATGGCCCCCCATCTCGGTTTGTATGATCGTGCGCGATGAAGAGGCAGTTTTGGCGCGTTGCTTGAGATCCCTGGGCGATTTGGCCAGCCAGCTTATAGTGGTGGATACCGGCTCACAGGACCGGACGGTGGAGATCGCACGCTCCTTCGGCGCCGAGGTTTATCATTTCCAGTGGGTAGACGATTTCTCGGCGGCCCGCAATGAGTCGTTGCGGCATGCCCGCGGCGAGTGGATCTTCTGGCTGGACGCGGACGATGAGTTAAGCCCGGAGGCGGTGGCGCAGGTCAAGAACGCGGTCGCTTCAGGGCAGGCCGATGCATATGTGTGTCGGGTCGCCAGTCGGCTGCCGAACGGGACAGAGGACATCGTCCCACATGCGCGGATCTTTCGGAACGGGCTAGGCCTCCGTTTTCACGGCCGCATTCATGAATCGGTCTGGACAGATATCATCGCCAAGGGGCTGAAAGTGCTCGACACAGACATCGTGATTGTCCATCACGGATACGAGACCGACTGGGCCGTTTTACGCAGCAAGCACGAGCGAAATCTGGCGTATGTGGAAAGGGAGCTGGAGCGCTATCCGGACAATCCGGGGCTGCTGTGCTATTTCGGCATGGCCAAGATGGGGTTAGGGGATATTGCTGCAGGCGAGGCGGCCCTGCGTCGGGTGATCGAGCTACCGCCTATGAACGTGCGATTTGACTCGTTTCGGTTTTGGGCCTGGGCCTCCCTAATCCGCCTGGGTATGGCGCGCGGGGAGGATGAGACAGCCCGGCAGATGCTGAATCGGGCCCTGGGGGAATTCCCTGGACACCCGTATTTTCTGGCGTTGAGCGGGGACATGGCGTTTCGATCTGGTGAGTTGTCAGAGGCATGGTTGTTGTGGCATGCGGCCTATGAGCGGGATCATGCACTAGTGTGGGGATATCGGCCGGATCGGAGATCATTGGCTTTGGGGATTGCAGCGGGTTGCGCGATGGCGGGGGATATGGCTAAGGAGGCGCAGTGGTTCGAGCGAGCGGGACAGGTGGGCGAGGAGGGGGTGAAGGTTTATTTGCGGTTCGTGCAGCAGCTGATTCGGCAAAGGAAGCTGGTGGAGACCCGACGAGTGCTGGAAGCCGCTCAAATACATTGGCCGCGCCACCCGATGGTGCGGAAGGGATTGACATTGGTGTACGAACGGTTAGGGCAACCAATGGTAACCGGCGAGGCTTGAGCGCGCGTGACAATTTTGCATGGAATAGAGTAACGGCCATTTGACCATCGCACAATTAAGGGCAAGAAGCATGGCGCTTCTCCCTCAGGCCAATCCCAAAACGTTGGAGATTGCCCAACCGGTCAAATGAGCGGTAGATTAACCCTTTTTGATCCCATGCGAGGAGGCATCTAATGTCAAGCAGCAAAAAAGCATTAGTCACCGGCGCGGGTGGCTTTATTGGTCACCATTTGGTCACTTATCTGAAGAAACAGGGCTATTGGGTCCGTGGCGTAGACATTAAATATCCTCAATTCGCCCCAACAGATGCTGATGAGTTTGAGCTGCTTGATCTGCGGCGCTGGGATAACTGTCTTCAAGCCACCCTTGGGGTAGATGAGGTTTACGCCCTGGCAGCTGACATGGGAGGTATAGGTTTCATCTCCTCGAACCATGCCCAAATCCTACATAACAATCTGCTGATCAACGTTCATACTCTTGAGGCAGCTCGTGTAAACGGTGTGAAACGTTACCTATTTACATCATCCGCCTGTGTCTATCCCGAATACCGGCAGATGGAAACGGATGTCACTCCTCTCAAAGAAGAGGATGCTTATCCAGCTCAGCCCCAGGATGCTTATGGCTGGGAGAAGTTAATCACAGAGCGGTTATGCATGCATTATCGTGAGGAGTTTGGCCTTGAAACTCGTATTGTGCGCTTTCACAATATCTTTGGCCCACTGGGGACCTGGGAAGGCGGACGAGAAAAAGCTCCTGCCGCCCTCTGCCGTAAAGTCGCGGTGGCGAAGCTGACCGGCGATCCTGAGGTGGAAATATGGGGCGATGGTGAGCAAACGAGGTCTTTCTGCTACATTGACGATTGTGTCAAGGGCATTTATCTGCTGATGCAGTCAGATTATCATGAGCCGCTCAACCTTGGACAGGATCGCCTGGTGACCATCAATCAATTGGCCGATATGATCGCCGATATTGCTGGGATCAGAATCATCAAGAAGCACGTACCTGGCCCTCAAGGAGTTCGCGGACGCAATTCGGATAATACACGGCTGCGCCAAGTATTGGGCTGGGAGCCAGAGGTGCCGTTAGAGGAAGGTCTGGCCCGCACATATGCGTGGATTGAGGAGCAAGTGCAGGACAAATTGAGAACAGCCTCAGATCTTGAAGACATGGTGATGATGTTAGCTCGTAGCCGGGTGGTCTCAAATGGGTCTCATGAACCTATTCAATTTCTCCAAGAGGTGAGTCTGCCATGAATGTGACCTTTTCCGTCGTAGGATTGGGCAAGCTGGGGGCCAGTATGGCGGCAGCGATTGCTAGCCGAGGTTTCAATGTTATCGGCGTGGATGTCAATCACCGCACCGTGGAGCTGGTCAATGCTGGCCGTGCGCCGGTACAAGAAACAAATTTAGAAGAAACGATTGCGGCTAACCGGAAGCGGCTGAGGGCCACCTGCAGCCATCGCGAGGCCATCTTGAACTCGGACGTGACGTTTGTCGTTGTGCCTACCCCAAGCGATGATCGAGGAGCGTTCTCGCTTCAATATGCAGCTTGGGCGTTCCGTGAAATTGGCCGTGCGCTAAAAGAGAAAAACAGCTATCACAATGTAGTGCTAACAAGCACAGTCCTGCCTGGCTCGACACGTTATGGCTTGTTGCCCATACTAGAACGAGCGTCAGAGAAGGTCTGCGGTCGTGACTTTGGATTGTGTTATAGCCCGGAATTCATTGCCCTGGGCAGCGTCATTCATGACTTTCTTAACCCCGACTTTGTGTTGATCGGAGAGTTTGATGAGCACTGTGGCAGCCAACTGGAGGCTTGCTATGCCCAGATCATGGAAAATAATCCGCCATGTCAACGCATGAGCATCGAGAACGCGGAGTTGACCAAGATCGCAGTGAACACCTTTGTGACCACGAAGATTACTTTCGCTAATGTGCTGGCTGACCTATGTGAGCGCATCCCTGGCGGTGACATTGACGTGGTGACGAATGCACTGGGGCTCGACCGACGCATTGGCCATAAGTATCTCAAAGGCGCCCTGGGCTATGGTGGACCCTGCTTCCCGCGTGATAACGTCGCACTAGGATTTATCGCCCGGGCTTTGGGCACCTGCGTCGAATTGGCGGAGGTAACCGATCGCACCAATCGTACACTACCGGAGAAAATCGTGGAACGTATACGGCCCTTGATCCATAGAGGCGCCACCGTTGCCATACTGGGATTAGCCTATAAGCCCCTTTCGCATGTGGTCGAAGAATCCCAAGGCATTTATCTGGCGAAGGCGTTGTCCAAGGTTGGCGCACGGGTGGTAGCATACGATCCCCTAGCTGGGGAGGCAGCACGTGCCGAGCTACGGGATCAGGCGGTGGTCTTGGATTCACTGAAGGACTGCCTTGCGCAGGCTGACGTAGTGCTGATCACCACACCTGATCCGATATTTCAAACCTTGACCGCCGCTGATTTTAACAGAAATAACTCTAACGTGATCGTGGTGGATTGCTGGCGTATTTTGAGCAGGAAACTAGCCGGACATCCCCATATCCGTTATATCCCCATTGGCTGTAGTGTTGACGATGAAGCAAATGCCATGCGATTAGCTAAACTGTGGAATTGGGCTTCCGGAGATAGCATAACGACCCTGCAGTGAAATGACAAAAGATATGCTCGAAGACATTTGTCAAAGATTGGAATACCAACTTCCATTGCCTAATGCTCACATTTTAGAAGAATTTGACTTGCTCGATGGCCACCCATGGGCCTGGATGGCTCGTAGTCCTATAACTACCTACTACTCATGTTTGTATGGCCTCGTTGCAGCGGAAAAACCGCGTCGCATCCTCGAGATCGGCACAGCCTTTGGCATGAGTGCAGCTACGTGCTTGAAGGCTTCGCCAGCACTACAGCTATTCATCAGCCTGGATCTTGGTATCTATGGTGATCAGCTCGGCGCGAAGGAGAACAATCTCGTCTTCGCACAGGACCGCGTTCATCGCTGGTTGGAGCGCCAAGGCTTGCCAACGACCATAGCACGGTTTTATCGGGCTAATACTCAGCCCATAGGCAAAGGGGATAATGAGAATCTTGGTCTCGATGTCCCTCGCTGGCATCAGATCCCCGAACTTGTCCGTCTGTTGCAGAGTTATGAATTCGATGTCATGTTCGTGGATGGCAAGCACACTGAGGATGGGCTACTGAACGATATGGTCACGTTCTGGCCATTCCTCAAGCCAGGCGGTTTGTTGATTTGTGATGATTTGCATGATCCAGTTAAGTACGCCCAATACGCTAAGATACTCCCGTGGGTAGGAGATACCTGGCGTTCATATCATCAGTTTATTGAAAGCCATTGCGCAGAGATCTCTGACTATTACATCTGGGAATTTCCACAAGTGCCGCCAGGGGGCAAGAGTGGCTTGCGCCCATTTGGTCTGATTCGCAAAGCTCCAACCCGCTATCCGCTTATTCAAAGTCCCGGCTTTGAAATGTTCGACGCCGAAGATGCGATGCATCTCAACTACGCTCGACTAGATCATCTTGCCTCATTAGGGCTGGAATTGGCCGGGAAGTCAGTCCTAGAGGTGGAAGCAGGCGTGGGTTGGCACACCGGTTTCTTTGAGAAACTCGGCTGTAGCGTACTCTCTACTGATGGTCGGCTCAAAAACGTTGTCGAACACTTGCATCGCTTTCCTTATCGGCAGGGCCGCGTGGTTGTAGCTGATTTAAGCCTTCCGAGTAGTTATAATCAATTTGGTCAATTTGATGTCGTGTATTGCTATGGCACGCTTTATCATCTAGCCGATCCAACTTTATGTCTGCGCGAACTAGCCCAGCATTGTGGTGAGTTATTCCTGCTCGAGACATGTGTCTTTCACGAGGATAACGGTCAAATTAATCCTATTGCCGAAAATGCTGCCAATCCGAATCAAAGCCTTCATGGCGTTGGTTGCCGTCCTGGACGCGACTGGATTATGGCCGAATTACGCAAACATTTTCCCTTTGTATATCACACTGTGACACAGCCGAATCACCCCGATTTTGAGTTAGAATGGCCCGCACCGGCTAAATCGCCCGGGAACAACCGTGCAATCTTCGTCGCCTCGCGTCATCCTCTCAACTTGCCTACGCTCTCTCCGACTTTACTTAATCGCCAGGCTCGCCTGCTGCCTATTTTCACCATCACCCAACTAGAAAATCCAGACTCAATCCGCACTGGACACCATCGGCAAGAAGAAGATACCACTGAAACCCAAATCATCTGCGAACGTATCGGACGGATGCTAAACCGTCTCTCGCCCATTTCCGAAGCCGAATTACATATCGCTGCCGAGGCGTTAATAGAGCTTCTGGGCACATCAGACGTCCTAGCCCATCTTGAAACGGTACGCGGCAGATTGCCAGCCGCAGTTATCCCCCTGCTCATCCTCAATTTGGCCAGAGCCTGGAGTGAAGGAGACGCACTTTTAGCGGAAGTGCTAGAGCGAGCATACGGGTTGATAAGCCACTATCAATACTAAAAGAGGATATAAACATATGATCTCAGTAATTGTCTACGGTCGTAACGATTCTTATAGTTACAATCTACATAAACGGGCCGCCATTAGCCTGAACTGCATCGCTGAGGTATTGACTCATCCGAATGATGAAATTATCTTTGTAGATTGTAATACCCCTGATAATACTCCTACATTTCCCGAGGCTATCCAAGATACTTTGACTTCACGCGCTAAGAAGTTGTTACGTATCTTACGCATCAGACCGGCCCTGTACGAAAAATATAAGCGCAACACACATCTAAAAGTACTTGAGCCACTTTGCCGTAATGTGGCTATTCGTCGTTCCAATCCGACAAATCGCTGGATTTTATCCACCAACACAGATATGGTTTTTGTACCACGCATAATAGGACAATCGCTATCAGATATAGTAATGCAATTACCTGACGGATTTTATGAATTACCTCGTTTCGAGGTACCAGAGGCTTTATGGGAAACCGTTGATCGAACTGATCCATTATCTATTATTGAAGCATTTAGACAATGGGGGCGTTCTTTACACCTTAATGAAGTTATAGTGAGTGAACCACATATTCGTTATGATGGTCCAGGTGATTTTCAATTGATGTTACGTCAACAGATTTTTGATATACATGGATTTAACGAAGAAATGACTCTAGGATGGCATGTAGATAGCAATCTTTGCAAAAGAATGTATCTATTAAATGGAAAAACAGATTCTTTGCTTGACTATGTTTTTGCCTACCATTGCGACCACACCCGTCAAGCTACGCCAATGCATAGTTCTGATCATACTGAAAACGATACCAAGCGTTATGTATATGATGTCACCACTCCTTATCTCATTGAACAAGCAGAAACATGGGGACTACCCAACGAAGTCATCGAGGAAATTCGTTTAACGGATGATTATGTCAAGCGCTTTGTAAAAGTTCTAGAAAAGCTACTACCAGGATTGTCGACCCCTTTTGTTGAAGATATTTTTGCGTCAGGAACATTCAATCACGGTTTACTTTATGATAATTTACACGCGTTGCCATTTTTAGGAAATTACTTGATAAACTTACCTTCTAATGCCGATATAGGTTACTTTGGAGGAAATGTAGAGCTTTTACGTTTAATTGGCGAATTTAGAAACAAACTAGGAAATACCGGAATTATTTTATTTGATAATAATTTGTTAGATCTTGCTAACCCAAATGGACTTCCTTCTTTGCCAGAAAAGTGTATATCTGCCGAAAGACAACATATATTTAAACAATCTTCAGTTTTTGTCTTCGATATAGCTATGATGAGCTTTCCTAGCTCAATAAACGAGATTGGCGTCAAGATACCAGAAAGATCAGATATAGTCGTTAATTACGCAAGACAATTTCTAGACACTTTTATCGCTTGTGCCAAAAGCGAAAAGGATCGTATAGAAACTTACAAGGCATTACCTAGAGAGTTCTTGATCATTGGTAGCCAAGGCACTTGGTTTGAATCAGTTACACGTCAGATTCTGGAAATAGTATACTCTGTTTATAGCACACGCATTCGACATGGATACATAAGAAGTGATGCTTTTACTAAACCTATCACAAATCTGCAAATCTACACCCTACTTTGGGATGACTCCTGGCAATCACGATGCGAATGGCTTACACATGAATTAGGCCGTCCCGTTTCCAAAGACGAGTATCTGGAAGCAATAAATCATGTTTATTATTTCTTGAATACTATTCTCACAAACTATACAGAAAATCTCGACATTCTCTCTCAAGTGATCGCACAAGCCTTTTTAAATATTCGATCCATAGATGTTGTATTGGCTCTCCTACGATTAGAAATGCAATTTAATGAAATTAATGGACAAAATCAACTTAAAGAGAATTACCAGAAAGTCATCAATCTTCTTGAGGATATGGCACAACTCAGAGAACGTAATCATAAAGGAATCATTCATAAAACTAGAATTGCGGTTGAAAAACTCACATATACATCTAAGGATCAAATTGAGCAAATTAGCCATTTTGATACTAAATCGATTAATTCTTCTCCAAAAACATCAGTGATCTGGCATGCTCCTATTTTCGATCCTAGCGGTTATGCCGATGAAGCGCGTCAATTTATCATTGGGCTAGATTCAATAGGATTACAGATTAAGGCGATACCAATCAATTGGAGTGATAAGATAGCTAAACTGTCTATAACAGAAGAATGTCGCCTTAAAAGACTCATAAATATGCCAATTATCTCCTCGCGAGATAAGATTATCAGCGTTTTCCACATCTTTCCAACTTATTTCCGACGCATTCCAGATGCAGCTTACCATATCGGGCGTACTATGTTCGAAACCGATCGTATTCCAGATAACTGGGTGATAGCCTGTAATCAGATGGATGAAGTCTGGGTTCCTAGTGACTTTAACATAGAATCCTTTGCTAGATCTGGCGTTAAACGCGATAAACTAGTTAAAATACCAGGAAGTGTAGAAGTAAACCGTTATCGCCTAGATACATCTCCTTTGCTCATCAAAGGCAGACGAGGTTTTAATTTCCTGTCCGTCTTTGATTGGAGCCTACGTAAAGGATGGGACGTGTTATTACGTGCTTTTCTAGAAGAGTTTAAACCAGAAGAAGACGTTGCTCTTATCTTAAAAGTATGGTCTTCATATGGACAGACTCTAGATCAAATTCGCGACGAAGCTCTTTCTTACCTTCGTTTGATGGGTTTAACTGATAAGTTACAGGACAACATCATTTTCTTTGAAGCTAACTTATCTACTGAGTCGCTAGCTGGCCTCTATCGAGCGGCAGATGCCTTTGTCCTACCAACGCGAGGTGAAG
This window contains:
- a CDS encoding ABC transporter ATP-binding protein/permease; amino-acid sequence: MTFSIGAAGANLGPRGAIESFGEQVEGRAFNPRVVVRLLAYVRPHWPRMAIAFACMLIASGLSLAAPYLVKIAIDQFIARGDVAGLTQIAFLTAGAFLGIYAASSAQQYLLSWVGQKVLADLRARLFRHLQNLPLGYHDTHIVGVTISRVINDVAVINELLSQGLITLVGDALVLAGIIVVMLGMSPRLALLTFSVLPLITLATHLFARRAQVAFRQTRARIAAVVGDLAENISGMRVIQAFAQESASQERFEAVNRANRDANIAAMSLSFVFLPSVEFLGTLAMAIVLWFGGLAVARGELTLGVVVAFLAYVTRFFQPIQELSQLYTTMQAAMAGGERVLDLLDTQPAVADRPDAIEMPPIVGRVELRDVSFSYRNEAPVLHHINLIIEPGQTVALVGPTGAGKTSIANLIARFYDVTEGAVLIDGIDVRMVRQRSLRRQMGLVPQDPFLFSGTIADNIRFGRPDAPDEAIEEAARLANAHEFIVALPDGYDTEILEGGVNLSMGQRQLICIARAVLANPRILILDEATASVDTVTEALIQEALQRLLAGRTAIVIAHRLSTVRNADLICVVQDGRIVEQGRHEELLIKGGLYRELYERQFVKMK
- a CDS encoding glycosyltransferase → MAEGDRQRIDAPPQAAKAAEPLRIAQDLCWQAVSDFQAGRYKDAASRLQKALSIHPSLYDVHFLLGACYQRLGRLEEAAREAEIELQAHPDHVLAWSLLGQVRLSQGRIAEASAIFQRVQQLEPESWEARFHLHSVSEASFSTVSPPRWPPISVCMIVRDEEAVLARCLRSLGDLASQLIVVDTGSQDRTVEIARSFGAEVYHFQWVDDFSAARNESLRHARGEWIFWLDADDELSPEAVAQVKNAVASGQADAYVCRVASRLPNGTEDIVPHARIFRNGLGLRFHGRIHESVWTDIIAKGLKVLDTDIVIVHHGYETDWAVLRSKHERNLAYVERELERYPDNPGLLCYFGMAKMGLGDIAAGEAALRRVIELPPMNVRFDSFRFWAWASLIRLGMARGEDETARQMLNRALGEFPGHPYFLALSGDMAFRSGELSEAWLLWHAAYERDHALVWGYRPDRRSLALGIAAGCAMAGDMAKEAQWFERAGQVGEEGVKVYLRFVQQLIRQRKLVETRRVLEAAQIHWPRHPMVRKGLTLVYERLGQPMVTGEA
- a CDS encoding NAD-dependent epimerase/dehydratase family protein translates to MSSSKKALVTGAGGFIGHHLVTYLKKQGYWVRGVDIKYPQFAPTDADEFELLDLRRWDNCLQATLGVDEVYALAADMGGIGFISSNHAQILHNNLLINVHTLEAARVNGVKRYLFTSSACVYPEYRQMETDVTPLKEEDAYPAQPQDAYGWEKLITERLCMHYREEFGLETRIVRFHNIFGPLGTWEGGREKAPAALCRKVAVAKLTGDPEVEIWGDGEQTRSFCYIDDCVKGIYLLMQSDYHEPLNLGQDRLVTINQLADMIADIAGIRIIKKHVPGPQGVRGRNSDNTRLRQVLGWEPEVPLEEGLARTYAWIEEQVQDKLRTASDLEDMVMMLARSRVVSNGSHEPIQFLQEVSLP
- a CDS encoding CRISPR-associated ring nuclease, with translation MAVTTVESVMIATVGGQPQVLTFALDALLARGEVIREVIVLHLSADDPRLRRSLALLSAEFAGDRYAGRPCRYRPVPIRVEGRRLEDIRSEVDADAAWRAVHELIAGLKSMGERPLHLCIAGGRRLLALVALSAAMLLFGHQDQVWHIYTPRELLERARDGAIMHVRPEDGVRLIRVPLVPLGTQFPALRELAQMRLEDLSEVWMSSEAERQRCQTVWRMLSEREREVLHCLAIGLTPQEVASRLMISLSTVNSHKTQILAACRQVWTLEEDARLTYHFLREHFRPFIQSLLKL